DNA sequence from the Bacillus pumilus genome:
GGCCTGCCGATTCCAGAAGGTCCAGTCAAAATCGACCTGGCACTATCAATCGGCACACCGTCCTTTCAGGAGGTCACCTCCCTCCTTCTTCAAGAAATGGCGGTTGAACACATTACTGTAGCTAGTGAAATCAAAGAAGCCAATGAGCGAGATCATCTATTTTTAAAGAAAGCGTTCTCACAGCCATTACATGATGTAGACCACGAGACGTTCAAAGACATGACCAAACAGGCAAAAGCAGTCATTCGCACGGGTGAAGCCACCCCATACGCAAACTGCATTCTTCATGCCGGTGTCATCTTTTAAAAGGAGGAGCCAGATATGAACATTGAGATGCATAACATCCATAAGGCCTTTGGAAAAAACACCGTTCTTTCCGGGGTCTCCTTTGACCTCGTCACAGGTGAAGTTCACGCGCTCATGGGTGAAAATGGCGCAGGAAAATCAACTTTAATGAACCTGCTCACAGGTCTTTATTCATTAGACCAGGGAACGATTCAAATCGACGAGAAAGAAACCGCTTTCAAAAATCCGAAGGAAGCGGAACAACACGGTATCGCCTTTATTCATCAAGAGCTCAACATATGGCCAGATATGACCGTCTTGGAAAACCTATTCATCGGGAAAGAAATCTATACGAAATTTGGATTGCTAGACATAAAGAAAATGAAGGTTCTTGCCCAAAGCCAGCTGGACCGATTGTCTGTGAACCTCTCGCTTGATCAAGAGGCAGGCAGCTGCTCTGTTGGACAAAAACAGATGATTGAGATTGCAAAGGCATTAATGACGGAAGCGAAGGTCATCATCATGGATGAGCCAACAGCAGCTCTTACAGACCGTGAAATTGAAAAGCTCTTTCAGGTCATTGAATCTCTCAAAAAGGAAGGCGTATCCATCGTCTATATTTCTCACCGTATGGAGGAAATTTTTGCGATCTGTGACCGGATTACCATCATGCGCGATGGGAAAACGGTCGATACGAAAGCCATACCTGAAACAAATTTCCATGAGGTCGTCAAAAAAATGGTCGGCCGCGAATTAACAGATCGATACCCTGAGAGAACGCCTTCTTTAGGAGATACTATCCTTGAGGTGAAGCAAGCGACAAGAAAAGGACAATTTCAAGATATCAATTTCTCCGTTAAAGCTGGAGAAATCGTCGGTGTTGCAGGCTTAATGGGCGCTGGCAGGACCGAAATGATGCGGTCACTGTTTGGTCTTGATCCTCTTGATCAAGGGGAAATCTGGGTTCATGGGAAAAAGGCTATCATTAAAAAACCAAGTGATGCCGTCAAGCTCGGCATCGGCTTTATCACAGAGGATCGCAAAGATGAAGGACTCATGCTGGATGCATCCATTCGAGAAAACATTGGTCTGCCAAACTTAGAAAGCTTCTCTCCAAAGGGACTGATCGATAAGAAAAACGAACAAGATTTTGTTGACCTGCTCATCAAAAGATTGACGATTAAAACGGCTTCCTCTGAAATCTCGGCTCGAAGTCTCTCTGGTGGAAATCAGCAAAAAGTCGTCATCGCCAAATGGATCGGCATCCAGCCGAAGGTCTTGATTTTAGATGAACCGACAAGAGGTGTCGACGTCGGAGCGAAACGAGAAATCTACCAGTTAATGAATGAACTGACTGATCGAGGTGTTGCCATTTTAATGGTCTCCTCTGAGCTCCCAGAAGTTCTAGGGATGAGCGATCGAGTGCTTGTCATTCATGAAGGAACCATCAGCGGAGAATTAAATAAAGCAGACGCAACACAAGAACGAATTATGACACTAGCTACAGGAGGGAAGTAACATGAAACCACTTACTTCAAATGGACGATTTGACAACATCATGCAAAAGCTTGGGCCATTCTTAGGACTCATCATCCTTGTCGCCATTGTTTCTATTTTAAACCCAGCCTTTTTAGAACCATTAAACATCCTAAACTTACTGAGACAAATCTCCATTAATGCCCTCATTGCCTTTGGAATGACGTTTGTTATTTTAACCGGAGGAATTGATTTGTCTGTCGGTGCCATTTTAGCACTTTCTAGTGCACTGACTGCCGGATTTATCGTGTCTGGTATGGACCCGATTTTAGCTATTATCGTTGGCTGTATCATCGGCGCTATTCTTGGGATGGTCAACGGTCTTTTAATCACAAAAGGAAAAATGGCTCCTTTTATCGCAACACTTGCCACGATGACGATTTTCAGAGGGTTAACACTTGTTTATACAGACGGCAACCCGATTACAGGACTCGGTTCTAATTATGCCTTTCAGTTATTTGGCCGCGGGTATTTCTTAGGCATTCCTGTTCCAGCGATCACGATGCTTCTCACCTTTATCGTGCTCTGGGTGCTGCTTCATAAAACGCCTTTCGGCAGAAGAACATATGCAATCGGTGGGAATGAAAAAGCTGCGCTCATTTCAGGAATCAAAGTACCGCGCGTAAAAATTATGATCTATTCATTAGCAGGGTTCATGTCTGCTCTAGCAGGTGCGATCTTAACATCTCGTCTAAACTCAGCCCAGCCAACAGCTGGTACGTCCTATGAGCTTGATGCAATTGCTGCCGTTGTACTTGGCGGGACAAGCCTTTCCGGCGGAAGAGGGCGAATTGTCGGCACACTGATCGGGGTGCTTATCATCGGTGTCCTGAACAACGGTATGAACTTACTTGGTGTATCATCATTCTATCAATCTGTTGTGAAAGGGATTGTCATCTTGATTGCAGTCCTACTAGACAGAAAGAAATCTGCTTAAGGAGGCAGCTGCTATGAAAAAATATCTCATTCTCATTCTGACTCTCTCATTGTTCATGCTTTCTGCCTGCTCGCTAGAACCGCCAGAGTGGGCCAAATCAACAAAAGATGGGAAGAAAAAAGACATCAAAATCGGTCTCTCGATCTCGACCTTAAACAATCCATTCTTCGTTTCTCTTAAAAACGGGGTGACGAAAGAAGCGAAAAAGCTTGGCATCGAAGTCGTCATTGCAGATGCTCAAAATGATTCAGCAAAACAAACAAGTGACGTAGAAGATTTAATTCAGCAAGGGGTCGACGCATTACTTATCAACCCAGCTGATTCGTCTGCTATATCGACTGCTGTTGAATCAGCGAATGCTTCTGATATTCCTGTCATCACATTAGACCGCTCAGCTGAAAGCGGAAAAGTAGAAGCACTTGTTGCCTCAGATAACGTCAAAGGCGGCGAAATGGCAGCTAACTTTATTATCGACAAGGTTGGTAAAGGAGCAAAAGTCGCTGAATTAGAAGGTGTACCAGGCGCTTCCGCTACACGTGAGCGCGGAAAAGGATTCCATCAAATAGCAGATAAAGATCTAAAAGTGACTGCAAAACAAGCAGCTGACTTCGACCGAACAAAAGGATTGAACGTCATGGAAAACCTCCTTCAAGGAAACCCTGACATCAAAGCCGTTTTTGCCCACAATGATGAAATGGCACTTGGCGCTCTAGAAGCGATTCAAAGTTCTGGGAAAGACATTCTTGTCGTTGGCTTTGACGGAAACGAAGATGCACTCAGCTCGATCAAAGCAGGAAAACTATCTGCAACAGTTGCGCAGCAGCCAGAGCTGATCGGAAAACTAGCAGTCGGTGCTGCAAGCGACGTCTTAAAAGGGAAAAAGGTAGAAAAGAACATCGCAGCTCCACTGAAACTAGAACAGAAAAAATAAACACAAAACCCCCGACTTCCCTCGGGGGTACAGATGGTTGACAAAGGGCTTTAGTCCTTTGTCTTCTTTTCATTTCATTCTGGTCTTTTCAACACAAATGACGTCCCTAAATGGGCGTAATCATTTCCCGCTAAACGTGCGACTGGCTTTAATTCATGAGTCGAAACATATCCTTTTTCTGCATCATATACAGCCTCATCTAAATGCGCACACACAACCCGGCCAATGATATGATCGACTGTGATCTCCCCTTCATCATTTTGAAAGGTAAGATGCTTTTCAAGCTGACACTCAAAGCGAATACGCGCTTCCTGAATGCCCGGCACTGACACGACATGACTCTTTACTTGATGAAGACCGGTTCGATCCAGCTCACTCTCATCCTGTGGCAGCGTAGCAGCTGTTTCATTAATATCTTCTATTATCGCTTCATCACTCACATGGACCACAAATTCTCCTCTGTCAATCATATGCTGCGCTGTGTCTTTCATCTGACCTTCGCGTCGTCCGATAGAAACTGCGAGGAGCGGCGGGTGTCCGCTGATGACATTAAAGAAACTAAATGGTGCGGCATTGACAACATCGTCTTTAGACAGACTTGTAATAAACGCAATCGGTCGTGGAACAATAGAGCCCGATAATAATTTATATGCTTCTTTTCTTGATAGCTGATCCATTTGCAACGTAATCAATTCAGACACGCCTCCTTTTGGTGTATCGACATCATACCATACCTCTTTTTCTATGCCTCTGATTCAGGCTCGGTGCGATGCAGGATATGGTGGACAAGATGAAATAAAGCAGGATTATGATTTTCTCGTCTATAGGAAATCGTCCATTCTGCCAGAAGCTGTTCACCTTCAATGGACCGATACACAACATCTAGATTAAATAAACGCCGGGCTGATTTCGGAATGACCGCAATGCCGATACCAGCTGTGACAAGGCCAATCACCATTTGATATTCAGCCGCTTCCTGCACAATATTCGGAGAAAACCCGTACTTTTCACATAGCAGGACAAAGTGTTGATAAAGGGACGGCCATGATTCCTGTGATAAAGAAATAATCGGTTCATGACGAATATCTTCGATCGTGACCGCCTCTTTTTTCGCCAGCGGATGATTTTTCGGAATCGCAAAAATACATTCACTTTGCTTCATCAAACGGCTGACCAGTTCTTCATGAGGAGATGTAGGATGTAAAAAACCGATATCAATCTCCCCATTTAAAAGCGCTTCTAACTGCTGCGGAACAGAAAGCTGCTCCAGTTCAATACTGACAGAGGGATACAGCTCTCTGAATTCGCGTACAACTGGCGGCAGAATATCATACGTCGCTGTTCCAACAAACCCTATGATGATTCTTCCCAGCTCTCCTCTTGCTGTATGCCGGGCATGATCAACGGCTTTATCAAGCTGATGCAGCACACCCCGCACCTCATGTAAAAAGACCTTTCCAGCAGCTGTTAGCTCCACCACTCGCTTCGACCGGTGAAACAAAGGAAACCCCAATTCTTCTTCAAATTGCTTAATTTGCTGACTAAGTGGAGGCTGTGTCATATTCAACCGTGCGGCTGCTCTGCCAAAATGCAGCTCCTCCGCTACTGTGACAAAGTATTGCAAATGTCTCAGTTCCATCCTTTCACCCCTCGCACACTTATTCGTGAAACATATTAAAACCACGTTAAACAGATATTGGAAATTTTCCATTTTGAAATGTATAGTAAATCATATCATGAAAATATATTTTCATAAAAAATTTTACTTGCCGAAAGGAGTGCGGGGTAAATGAATTCTCAAGCACAACCCCTAACAAGACGAGGAGCAGAATTGATTGTTGATACGCTGATTGCTCAAGGTGTGACCCATGTTTTTGCAATTCCAGGTGCAAAAATTGACGCCGTATTTGATGTATTAAAAGACAGAGGTCCAGAGCTTGTCCTATGCAGACACGAACAAAATGCCGCCTTTATGGCAGCTGCTGTCGGCCGCTTAACCGGCAAACCAGGTGTTTGTCTCGTCACATCAGGTCCTGGCGCATCT
Encoded proteins:
- the rbsD gene encoding D-ribose pyranase produces the protein MKKNGILNSHIAKVLADLGHTDRIVIADCGLPIPEGPVKIDLALSIGTPSFQEVTSLLLQEMAVEHITVASEIKEANERDHLFLKKAFSQPLHDVDHETFKDMTKQAKAVIRTGEATPYANCILHAGVIF
- a CDS encoding sugar ABC transporter ATP-binding protein, translated to MNIEMHNIHKAFGKNTVLSGVSFDLVTGEVHALMGENGAGKSTLMNLLTGLYSLDQGTIQIDEKETAFKNPKEAEQHGIAFIHQELNIWPDMTVLENLFIGKEIYTKFGLLDIKKMKVLAQSQLDRLSVNLSLDQEAGSCSVGQKQMIEIAKALMTEAKVIIMDEPTAALTDREIEKLFQVIESLKKEGVSIVYISHRMEEIFAICDRITIMRDGKTVDTKAIPETNFHEVVKKMVGRELTDRYPERTPSLGDTILEVKQATRKGQFQDINFSVKAGEIVGVAGLMGAGRTEMMRSLFGLDPLDQGEIWVHGKKAIIKKPSDAVKLGIGFITEDRKDEGLMLDASIRENIGLPNLESFSPKGLIDKKNEQDFVDLLIKRLTIKTASSEISARSLSGGNQQKVVIAKWIGIQPKVLILDEPTRGVDVGAKREIYQLMNELTDRGVAILMVSSELPEVLGMSDRVLVIHEGTISGELNKADATQERIMTLATGGK
- the rbsC gene encoding ribose ABC transporter permease RbsC, which produces MKPLTSNGRFDNIMQKLGPFLGLIILVAIVSILNPAFLEPLNILNLLRQISINALIAFGMTFVILTGGIDLSVGAILALSSALTAGFIVSGMDPILAIIVGCIIGAILGMVNGLLITKGKMAPFIATLATMTIFRGLTLVYTDGNPITGLGSNYAFQLFGRGYFLGIPVPAITMLLTFIVLWVLLHKTPFGRRTYAIGGNEKAALISGIKVPRVKIMIYSLAGFMSALAGAILTSRLNSAQPTAGTSYELDAIAAVVLGGTSLSGGRGRIVGTLIGVLIIGVLNNGMNLLGVSSFYQSVVKGIVILIAVLLDRKKSA
- the rbsB gene encoding ribose ABC transporter substrate-binding protein RbsB, producing the protein MKKYLILILTLSLFMLSACSLEPPEWAKSTKDGKKKDIKIGLSISTLNNPFFVSLKNGVTKEAKKLGIEVVIADAQNDSAKQTSDVEDLIQQGVDALLINPADSSAISTAVESANASDIPVITLDRSAESGKVEALVASDNVKGGEMAANFIIDKVGKGAKVAELEGVPGASATRERGKGFHQIADKDLKVTAKQAADFDRTKGLNVMENLLQGNPDIKAVFAHNDEMALGALEAIQSSGKDILVVGFDGNEDALSSIKAGKLSATVAQQPELIGKLAVGAASDVLKGKKVEKNIAAPLKLEQKK
- a CDS encoding flavin reductase family protein, with product MDQLSRKEAYKLLSGSIVPRPIAFITSLSKDDVVNAAPFSFFNVISGHPPLLAVSIGRREGQMKDTAQHMIDRGEFVVHVSDEAIIEDINETAATLPQDESELDRTGLHQVKSHVVSVPGIQEARIRFECQLEKHLTFQNDEGEITVDHIIGRVVCAHLDEAVYDAEKGYVSTHELKPVARLAGNDYAHLGTSFVLKRPE
- the alsR gene encoding acetoin biosynthesis transcriptional regulator AlsR, encoding MELRHLQYFVTVAEELHFGRAAARLNMTQPPLSQQIKQFEEELGFPLFHRSKRVVELTAAGKVFLHEVRGVLHQLDKAVDHARHTARGELGRIIIGFVGTATYDILPPVVREFRELYPSVSIELEQLSVPQQLEALLNGEIDIGFLHPTSPHEELVSRLMKQSECIFAIPKNHPLAKKEAVTIEDIRHEPIISLSQESWPSLYQHFVLLCEKYGFSPNIVQEAAEYQMVIGLVTAGIGIAVIPKSARRLFNLDVVYRSIEGEQLLAEWTISYRRENHNPALFHLVHHILHRTEPESEA